In Sulfurisphaera javensis, a single genomic region encodes these proteins:
- a CDS encoding DEAD/DEAH box helicase, giving the protein MTLIKEKGWDELTPVQKQTLAPILEGYNTLVIAPTGYGKTEAALLPVFNLMLHENVKPVSVLYITPLKALINDLTLRIEWWANKLGFIVSRKHGEVPQKEKSSRLKKAPHILVTTPEGLEIDLDWATRFREYYKNLRWVIIDEVHELVNSKRGAQLSILLERLKDFINYDFQRIGLSATINNEELVAKLIFGSSQRKFQIIRINSSRSIDVKISKISSDKDLWESAAKSILSKIEKPTLLFTNSRFTTERLYEELEKMKAKDIYVHHSSISKEEKIKVETSLREGKANLVICTRTLELGIHVGDIKKVILYRPPPSVASFLQRLGRSGHAINAISRGEILCLYDFDILEGLTLYKLAKDGRIEEPFVFPYLDVASREIIGLALQYDEISLDKIYEIISSSYYYRNLSRTEFDRLINYLRKKEVIKVENNKVKLGKSFFKIWRFEKDNKISWAKEFSEFFSFINTDDTFTIRYENTPVGEIDAIYVYRHLRNNDTIRISGKIWKIINIDFNKHLINVVPANNGEGEIPIWKGENISKSSLLVSELGNIIADFDKYKEIIDNEAYESLLSFIKYYTIHNLPLPSEKIMYVEKTSDEIVYSTIIPEKIANTISHMLLYLATKKYNLNVSSRASIYGFSIKGVKEDLFKEILSLKDKEIKQLIIRSIYRSPLFLATAKEIQYSFGKLGKLNIKEDYVILKEALRQTVSKYFSIKRTFEYIKKIKEGKIKIIEIEGLTPLGKAVLSHTPIRPWISDLQLKIYQALKGGAYTIEELSEFIGISKKTLELKLKKMRKPCSKYRTVSFIDIDNGENRWCLMEDLKEIVESGDYYNSFNPINLDETYIAVLRPIQSEGSTEIVFRVKDLVENPNYFIKKVPYNEIMELRLKDPNDALVYSISPKYYYVNKSSIGFLVLNAVSYIQSKKFG; this is encoded by the coding sequence ATGACATTAATAAAAGAAAAGGGATGGGATGAATTAACTCCAGTTCAAAAGCAAACTTTAGCGCCAATACTAGAAGGATATAACACGCTTGTAATTGCTCCTACAGGATATGGAAAAACTGAAGCAGCTCTTCTGCCTGTTTTTAACTTAATGCTACATGAAAATGTTAAGCCAGTTTCGGTTTTATACATAACACCTCTAAAGGCATTAATTAATGATTTAACTCTAAGGATAGAATGGTGGGCTAACAAATTAGGCTTTATAGTAAGTAGAAAACATGGTGAAGTTCCACAAAAAGAAAAGAGCTCTAGATTAAAAAAAGCACCACATATATTAGTTACAACTCCAGAAGGATTAGAAATTGATTTAGATTGGGCTACTAGATTTAGAGAGTATTATAAGAATTTAAGATGGGTAATAATTGATGAAGTTCATGAATTAGTTAATTCGAAAAGAGGTGCACAACTGTCAATACTCCTTGAAAGATTAAAGGATTTTATTAATTATGATTTCCAGCGAATAGGATTATCGGCAACAATAAATAATGAAGAATTAGTTGCTAAACTTATTTTTGGATCTTCACAAAGGAAATTTCAAATAATTAGAATAAATTCTTCTAGGTCTATAGATGTAAAGATCTCTAAAATATCTTCAGATAAAGATCTTTGGGAGTCTGCCGCAAAAAGCATATTATCTAAGATTGAAAAGCCTACACTTTTATTTACTAACTCTAGATTTACGACCGAAAGGCTTTATGAAGAGCTAGAGAAAATGAAAGCTAAGGATATTTATGTGCATCACTCATCAATATCAAAAGAAGAGAAAATAAAAGTGGAAACTAGCCTTAGAGAAGGAAAGGCAAATCTAGTTATTTGTACAAGAACATTAGAATTGGGAATTCATGTTGGAGATATTAAAAAAGTAATTTTATATAGGCCTCCTCCTTCTGTCGCATCGTTCTTGCAAAGGTTAGGAAGGAGTGGACATGCAATAAATGCTATATCTAGAGGCGAAATCTTATGTCTTTATGATTTTGATATACTAGAGGGATTAACACTATACAAATTAGCTAAAGATGGGAGAATAGAAGAACCCTTTGTGTTTCCTTATCTTGATGTTGCTTCGAGGGAAATAATAGGATTAGCATTACAATATGATGAAATTAGTTTAGATAAAATTTATGAAATTATTTCATCTTCATATTACTATAGAAATCTTTCTAGGACTGAGTTCGATAGACTAATTAATTATTTAAGAAAAAAAGAAGTAATAAAAGTAGAAAATAATAAAGTAAAGCTAGGAAAATCCTTCTTCAAAATATGGAGATTTGAAAAAGATAATAAGATTAGTTGGGCTAAAGAGTTCTCTGAGTTTTTCTCTTTTATAAATACTGATGATACTTTTACTATACGCTATGAAAATACGCCAGTGGGAGAAATCGATGCTATCTATGTATATAGACACTTAAGAAATAACGATACAATTAGGATTAGTGGAAAAATATGGAAAATAATTAACATAGATTTTAATAAGCATCTCATTAATGTTGTTCCAGCTAATAACGGAGAAGGAGAAATACCAATTTGGAAAGGAGAAAACATATCTAAATCATCATTACTCGTATCAGAATTAGGAAATATAATTGCAGATTTTGACAAGTATAAAGAGATTATAGATAATGAAGCGTATGAATCCTTATTAAGTTTTATTAAATATTATACAATACATAATTTACCCTTACCATCTGAAAAAATAATGTATGTAGAGAAAACAAGTGATGAAATAGTATATTCTACTATAATTCCAGAGAAGATTGCAAATACAATATCTCACATGTTACTATATCTTGCCACAAAGAAATATAACCTTAATGTGTCTTCTCGCGCATCAATCTATGGCTTCTCTATTAAGGGAGTAAAAGAAGATTTATTTAAGGAAATACTATCTCTCAAAGATAAAGAAATAAAACAACTAATCATAAGATCAATATATAGATCACCACTATTTTTAGCTACAGCAAAGGAAATACAATATAGTTTCGGTAAATTGGGTAAGTTAAATATAAAAGAAGATTATGTTATTCTCAAAGAAGCACTAAGACAAACAGTATCAAAATATTTTAGTATAAAGAGGACTTTCGAATATATAAAGAAAATAAAAGAAGGGAAGATAAAAATAATAGAAATTGAAGGTTTAACACCATTAGGAAAAGCTGTATTATCTCATACACCCATAAGACCGTGGATATCAGATTTACAATTAAAGATATACCAAGCATTAAAAGGAGGAGCTTATACGATAGAAGAACTTTCAGAATTTATAGGAATTTCAAAGAAAACATTGGAACTTAAACTAAAGAAGATGAGAAAGCCATGCTCAAAATATAGGACCGTATCCTTTATCGATATAGATAATGGAGAAAATAGATGGTGTCTTATGGAGGACCTAAAGGAAATTGTTGAATCTGGAGATTATTACAATTCATTTAATCCTATTAATCTAGACGAAACTTATATTGCCGTGCTTAGACCGATACAATCAGAGGGAAGTACAGAAATTGTTTTTAGAGTA